A genomic segment from Streptomyces sp. NBC_00459 encodes:
- a CDS encoding ATP-binding protein — protein sequence MRVAFVGKGGSGKTTLSALFSRHLARSGAPVVAIDGDINQHLAEALDPVAGEAFAAPPLSAHLGDIKDYLRGTNPRIESREAMVKTTPAGRGSRLLRPLGDDEIHSRHVERVGGVPLMATGAFEESDLGVACYHSKLGAVELYLNHLVDGPGEYVVVDMTAGADAFASGLFTRFDMTFLVAEPTRKGVSVYRQYRDHAREFGIPLAVIGNKVTGEDDLLFLKEETGDDLLTHFVQSSWVRAAEQGRDQGELEPQNLHALNQLRDAVDARPKDWAAFQRHAVEFHLRNARAWADRATGLDLAEQVDPDFVHGPAALT from the coding sequence GCACTGTTCTCCCGTCATCTCGCACGCTCCGGCGCACCCGTGGTCGCCATCGACGGCGACATCAACCAACACCTGGCCGAGGCGCTCGACCCGGTCGCCGGCGAAGCGTTCGCCGCGCCGCCGCTCAGCGCCCACCTCGGTGACATCAAGGACTACCTGCGGGGCACCAACCCGCGCATCGAGTCGCGCGAGGCCATGGTCAAGACGACCCCGGCCGGCCGAGGTTCACGGCTGCTGCGCCCGCTCGGCGACGACGAGATCCACTCCCGGCACGTCGAACGCGTGGGCGGCGTACCGCTGATGGCGACCGGCGCCTTCGAGGAGAGCGACCTGGGCGTGGCCTGCTACCACTCCAAGCTGGGCGCGGTGGAGCTGTATCTCAACCATCTCGTCGACGGCCCCGGCGAGTACGTCGTCGTCGACATGACCGCCGGCGCGGACGCGTTCGCCTCCGGACTGTTCACCCGGTTCGACATGACGTTCCTGGTCGCCGAACCGACCCGCAAGGGCGTCTCGGTCTACCGCCAGTACCGCGACCACGCCCGCGAGTTCGGGATTCCGCTCGCGGTGATCGGCAACAAGGTCACCGGCGAGGACGACCTTCTCTTCCTCAAGGAGGAGACCGGCGACGACCTGCTCACCCACTTCGTCCAGTCCAGCTGGGTGCGCGCCGCCGAACAGGGCCGCGACCAGGGCGAGCTGGAGCCGCAGAACCTGCACGCGCTGAACCAGCTCCGGGACGCGGTCGACGCCCGCCCCAAGGACTGGGCCGCCTTCCAGCGGCACGCCGTCGAGTTCCATCTACGCAACGCCCGCGCGTGGGCGGACAGGGCGACGGGCCTGGACCTGGCCGAGCAGGTGGACCCGGATTTCGTGCACGGGCCTGCCGCTCTCACCTGA
- a CDS encoding SCO5389 family protein, whose translation MSLDVSPQLLAEAEQGDIREDDFVETVRTSLPYAYRLIADLASELQGGTAEFADNQTPPPSEKERGQLLRALASDAIRGSLERHFGIALAFQNCHRVAAFHPGAQSGATYARFTSLRSQVLNQSPEFRDC comes from the coding sequence ATGTCGCTCGACGTCTCCCCCCAGCTCCTCGCCGAAGCCGAGCAGGGTGACATCCGTGAGGACGACTTCGTCGAAACCGTCCGCACCTCGCTCCCGTACGCCTACCGGCTCATCGCCGACCTCGCCTCCGAACTCCAGGGCGGCACCGCCGAGTTCGCCGACAACCAGACTCCGCCGCCCTCCGAGAAGGAACGCGGTCAGCTGCTGCGGGCGCTGGCCAGTGACGCGATCCGGGGGAGCCTGGAGCGGCACTTCGGCATCGCACTCGCCTTCCAGAACTGCCACCGGGTCGCCGCCTTCCACCCCGGCGCGCAGAGCGGGGCGACCTACGCCCGCTTCACCTCGCTGCGCTCGCAGGTCCTCAACCAGTCGCCGGAGTTCCGCGACTGCTGA